A region of the Apus apus isolate bApuApu2 chromosome 5, bApuApu2.pri.cur, whole genome shotgun sequence genome:
TTGAAGTGCAGCTACGTCTGGTCTGTGAAAAAGTGTGTGTAAAGAATTAAGAGTTCTTCATCTTGCATGCGTCCCAATGAACAGTAGTGCTGTCAAGCTGAGGATCATTTGCCAGTCACTGCATGGTAACCATCCATGGTAACCATTCCACAAGGGATGTTGGAGAGACTCAGTGATCACTGGTGTTAATGGTCTGAGGCCAGGCCAGTAACGATTTCTCATTAGTGGTCTGAAGGctcagcagaagagctgtgaaaAAGGTAGATGATAATTACtcctttcttcactgtttttttaagaacCTCCTGGCCCTGCTTTTTAAGTTAATCTTCCTGCACCACAATTCTGTGACACCTCCCAGTGCTGAACCACAAGCTGCTTTTTGCAGGTGCTTTCCTCAGTTGCAGACATACAGTTGTCTTGTGTGGAGGTGCAGCTTCTCAGTCAGTGAGCATTTAGCGATACGCTTCATGGGTGGCACTTTCCTACTACATTCGGTCTAATGTCACATGTGAAGTAATATTGTTAGTTGGAAAGCAAGGACAAAAGTCTTCAAGAACTGACAAAGTGGGACTTGGTCattctttgcatcagtcttgGAAGCCAGTTGCACTACTTCAGAGGTGAAATGAGTACAGCGCATGCAAGGAGATAatgggcagctgcagcaagtGAACTGTTGTCACTTCGTAGTCTTGATGTGCCTGTAGCCATGAACTGGCACATCACTAGGTCTTTATCAGACTAATGAGAACTTTCCCATGGtcttttgctttggttttggttttgcatcaAGTATACTTATCCAATTAATATCAGGTCCCGTTGCTGCCGTGCCTGACTGCCTGGTTATCTTAGTGATGCCAAGCCACATAGTAGTGTTGCAGTAAAGACTTTGTGAGCAGCAAATACTGCGTCTGTGTTTTTCTCAGTGCAGTGGATGTAAAAAATGCCATGGGAGCATGAGGAACCAAACATGTCAGAGTGTTCTGAGACTGGACCAAGGGCCAGGagccttttttccctccaaaatgTTGGAGAGTTCTAGCTATTTATGCTGTTGGGGAAGGGGAATCATTGCTACTGTCTGAAATGGATTTATATTCTAGTAATGAGCAATGTTATGTACAGGATACCATGTCAGCTTCGATTCCCCCTCAGCTGACTGGGTTCTTCCACTCTTCAGGCCTCTTATGACTAAGCTTGTCAGCCAGCTGCCAACATTGCAGCACCTGCATGTTGAGTTACACATGAGGTGCTACAGGCTTGTCTCATCTGGCAGACCTGGGGGGAGGGGAAACCCTTTTTTCAATGTGATTTGAGATACCATGAAACAAAATTCAGAATTGTACAGGATTTCATATTAATAATTCCCACTTCCTCTTCTGTTTAAGCTGATGAAGATGAAGAGATGCCAGGCACTTCTCGGGAGCACTGCTTCTCATCGCTGCAGAGGGCCAGTGCAGGAGTCAGCCAGCTCTCTGGGTCTTCCTTCCTCCGCAGTTCTTCCTCATCAGAGCACTCAGAAGCTACCAGccaaaggcaggagctgcaccaTCCATCCCCACACACCACCTCGTCCTGCAGACCCCCGCACAAGGAGTCCGCCCCTCTCCAGCTTCAGTCGCCAGCTTCTTCATTCCCACGCACAGCAAACAGACCTGTTCAGGCCGTTCTGGTGGCTATTCACAGAGACATGGCAGACAGCATGCATGTCATCAGTCCGAGGATGGCTGACCTCACCAGCCAGGTTGGACAGATGTGCCAGACCCTATCAGAAATCTGTGATGGGGTCCAGGCTTTCCATAGAATACAGGAGTCTAGTGTCATGCAGGGGTGTCTTCTGCAAGCAGCATGTTCAGAACAGCCCCCTGAGTTCAGTGCAGAGTCTTAACCAAAATCCCCCAAAACAGACTGCTCCTGCATGGACTATCAGGTCACAAAAGAGAGGACCCCATTTTTAGCCTGCTTCATATAAAGTAAAAAGAAGGGTGCcccttcctgagctgctgcatgtTCACCTGGCCTCTTCACGTGTGTTGGTACTCTGTGGGGAAGGTCAACAGCCACCCCaacccatccatccatcctcctCTAGCTAACAGAGCAGTATGAATTCTGGCAGCTGAATAGTAGGGTTGGTCCTCTGCAATGGCAAAGAGGAATCTCAAATCTTATAAAGCTTGGGATGTAGGACACCTTTCTGTTCACAGAGATTAGTAGTTTTCACTGCCATCCCCATGCTTTAAAGGCTCTATAAGCTAAGAGATGCAATAGGAATCAATATCTTGATTTCTTCTCGTGCCTTTGAAACATTATTTACTGAGGCAGTTTACAACAGAGCTCCCTTTGCAATCAACCCACAGATTTACCCTACTACTACCTTCCCATCATCTTCCTGCAAATTAATATATGCACTGTGCAGGGATACAACTTTGTCTCTAAAGACTCTTGCTGCTCgttatttttatcttgtatTCAGCAATAATGGGCAATGCAGGCTTAATGTGACTTATGCACAGGTTTGGGGAGAGGGGTGTAAAAGCAGAGCTtgtgcagggaagggaagaaggcaCAGTGCTGAGAACAGGAAGACAGGTCTGAGCACTCTGTAGTTTTAGACTGCACTTACTCATTGTGATTTAGGCTGGGATCTGTACTTTGTTCTCGTATCATGAAGAGTTTACAATGTAAATTCACATCTATATAGGTTAAAATCTTAGGCATGTTTGTTTTGAACTGCTTTCTTTCCCCATACAGATGCAGGAAGAACTGGGTTACAAAAATTTAATTGTTCTAGTGCTGCATGAGATTCCCATGTACAACCCTGATTCTGAAACTAGGCTTTAATAATGTTACCTCAGGTGGTGATAACATAGGTGGCagcatttttacaaaatatctGTCTTCTTGATTTGCACATCTGCACCTGGCATGCTTCGCCAATCTCTGGGAACACCTGGACCATTATCATTATATTCTTCTAGAGGGAAAAGGGCCAAGGTTTTACCCACAGCATGTTGCTGCTCTCTGTAAGGTCCTACTGGATGGGGAGGTGGGTTGCAGGAAACTATTCAAGTTAATATGAATGCACACTGTCATGCCATGTCTGGGCTACAGACTTGGCCAAAAGCCATATAATTCAGTGGGAATTGAGTGTAGTCAGTGCAGTATAGCAGAAGGCTGGTATGTTTTATGTGATCTTGAAGGATCTTTAATCTGTCTGGCCTGTCCTTTGACAGTATAGTGCACTAGCTTCTCTTCTGGAGAGTTCACTGTATGTCTGGTGGGTCAGGCATTCCTGacatgcttttcctttttaattgttCTGTAATTCTAattcaagtaatttatttttagggaGGTGGTGAAAGGCCAATGAAGGTCTGGCAAGGAGAAAAACCTCCTTTCTGAGGAATGACCCATGCTGGTTTCATGCAGAGGACATTCCTTGTGCTGGTGCCAGACCAGAGCAGTACTCACTCACCTGAGGATGTCATTATACTTATGTTGTAACATCCATATTCTGCAGAAGTCATAGTCTCTCTTCAGCTGAAGGGAAATCTGGTAGAAGTGGATCTAATTTATGAAtcacagagaactgaaaaaatggtgatatgttttaaaagctttctggGTCAATATAGTGCTGCTGCTACAGCATATTACAAgtagtattttgtatttttataatatgTGGTCCCTGCTGATATTCTCCCATGGATACACTGATAGGATTATCTCCTCTGATGTGGTTCAGGGAGATCCTTTCTGGGAACCCTCAGGtctgcagaggaggagactcccacagctgctgggtgctggagggAGTTGGCATCATCGCTACCATTGGTTGCCCACACTGACGCATTTAGAATGAGAATCCTTGTGGAGGATGTGCAGccttaaaaacaaaccccaaaggCTGGACTTTTTTTCAGGCGAAAGGAGCTTGTATTATTAACTGCCTGATGTTTCCCTTAGTTTCCTCTGTGGACTATTACAGATTGGCCCAGATCTGGGACTGTTTCTCCGGCCCTGTGTAGACCCCTCAGTGAAGTGGCTTTTCTGTACTGGCTCACAAAGGATACCTCCTCCTGCACCCCATCATGTTAACTGTCTGTTGAAGTAAGTGCCAGTGTCAAAGCAAACAGCTGTGCTCAACCCCAGTATCTCCATGTCTTGTATATGctgaaaaaattatctttaaaagtatttttgttaatAATGCAATAAATATGTAATGCTTTTAACACAGCTGCTGTTGAGTCATTTGTTTATCTCATACAATTTTTGCCTGAACTGGTAACAAGCCTGTCACAGAGTCTCCTGGAGGCACTTGGCATCAGAGAGCCTGAGGCAGGGTTTGTGGGTATGGCACCCTGTGGTGtctgcctgggctggtggcagctctgTTCTTCGGGAtctcctgccctggctctgcacCCAACATTGATTTGAGAAGGGCCAGTGGCCTTTTTCCTGCAGTCAACAGAGTCCCCCCAGGGCCAGCTGGAGGGTGAGAAGCAGAGGGGCTAGCAGGCAGGGGGGAGGCATGAGGCAAATCctagagcagagggggaggcaGAAGCCTGAGCCTTCCTCCAGCTGTGGagctctcctccctccttgcTGTCTCCTGGCTGGTCTGTTACCCTCCTAGGGTGGAACAGACCCAGCTGCTAAATAATACCTTGACATTTTTCTGGGCATGCTCACTGGGAATGCTCATCCCAAAACTTGGCAGTTTGGTGTCCTGAGTGGGCTTAGAAAAAAGGAATCCAGGGatgttttttttgctgctagatagaaaaataaagggaaaggTGTCCCTGTGGAAGAAGGAGCTGTTCCTCC
Encoded here:
- the LOC127385109 gene encoding myb-related transcription factor, partner of profilin-like encodes the protein MLFGRETMHLSHADGDKIWEGIARQISSVSQVPSSVKDIKHRWDNKKRRTKDKLAFMQKSLASPDSPGQPATIVLAAQERAIESTLHSSHQMHGFQTADVDVVDSLSASSDEDEEMPGTSREHCFSSLQRASAGVSQLSGSSFLRSSSSSEHSEATSQRQELHHPSPHTTSSCRPPHKESAPLQLQSPASSFPRTANRPVQAVLVAIHRDMADSMHVISPRMADLTSQVGQMCQTLSEICDGVQAFHRIQESSVMQGCLLQAACSEQPPEFSAES